A single Cottoperca gobio chromosome 3, fCotGob3.1, whole genome shotgun sequence DNA region contains:
- the mtfmt gene encoding methionyl-tRNA formyltransferase, mitochondrial isoform X2, which produces MWMPCRTAGACVEAVRCCPQAGFRQRWPRRLSSSGSPWRLLFFGSDHFAVESLKLLTSNRSSSGGIVESLEVVTLSDDVPVKRFAQQNHLPVHRWPPNIVDGQFDVGVVVSFGRLLHERLINSGILNVHPSLLPRWRGPAPIFHTIMQGDTVTGVSIIQIRPHRFDVGPILNQQLHQVPDNCTADELGAALSTKGAHLLVDTFMTLSEKIAHKREQSQTGATFAPKINTSMGWIVWEEQTCDQIDRLYRAIGSRIHLRTSWMGRTIKLLDFVGKCHISLLDQRRKAAPGSVSFLKETNTLAVCCKDGWVGFKAVVLRKNLTATDFYNGYLHQTLQKERPCETAQGLFVSRKQGSEAHHMRDSML; this is translated from the exons ATGTGGATGCCCTGCAGGACAGCAGGAGCTTGTGTGGAAGCTGTGCGCTGCTGTCCACAGGCAGGCTTTAGGCAGCGGTGGCCCCGCAGACTGTCATCATCCGGGTCCCCGTGGAGGCTCCTGTTCTTCGGCTCCGATCACTTCGCTGTTGAATCTCTGAAACTCCTCACATCCAACAG GAGCTCCAGTGGCGGGATAGTGGAGTCTCTTGAAGTTGTTACTTTGTCTGATGACGTCCCAGTGAAGAGGTTTGCTCAACAGAACCACCTTCCAGTCCACCGCTGGCCCCCCAACATTGTGGATGGACAGTTTGATGTTGGGGTGGTGGTGTCCTTTGGACGTTTACTCCATGAGAGGCTGATCAACAG TGGGATTCTGAATGTTCACCCCAGCCTGCTGCCCAGGTGGCGAGGCCCAGCACCCATCTTCCACACCATCATGCAGGGTGACACTGTGACAGGAGTCTCCATCATCCAGATCCGCCCTCACAg GTTTGATGTGGGCCCCATTCTCAACCAGCAGCTCCATCAGGTCCCTGACAACTGCACTGCTGATGAGCTTGGAGCTGCCCTCTCCACTAAGGGAGCACACCTG cttGTTGACACGTTCATGACGCTGTCTGAGAAAATAGCACATAAAAGGGAACAAAGCCAGACAGGTGCAACATTTG CCCCAAAAATCAATACATCCATGGGCTGGATAGTGTGGGAGGAGCAGACGTGTGACCAGATTGATCGTCTGTATCGTGCCATTGGATCCCGG ATACATTTGAGGACCTCATGGATGGGCAGGACAATAAAACTTCTGGATTTTGTaggaaaatgtcacatttcattATTAG ATCAAAGGAGGAAAGCAGCGCCTGGTTCAGTGAGCTTTCTGAAGGAGACCAACACTCTGGCTGTCTGctgtaag GATGGCTGGGTGGGATTTAAGGCAGTGGTCCTGAGAAAGAACCTGACGGCAACAGACTTCTATAATGGCTACCTGCATCAGACACTgcagaaggagagaccctgtgAGACAGCCCAAGGACTGTTTGTCAGCAGAAAACAAGGAAGTGAAGCACATCACATGAGAGACTCAATGTTGTGA
- the mtfmt gene encoding methionyl-tRNA formyltransferase, mitochondrial isoform X1 — translation MWMPCRTAGACVEAVRCCPQAGFRQRWPRRLSSSGSPWRLLFFGSDHFAVESLKLLTSNRSSSGGIVESLEVVTLSDDVPVKRFAQQNHLPVHRWPPNIVDGQFDVGVVVSFGRLLHERLINRFPHGILNVHPSLLPRWRGPAPIFHTIMQGDTVTGVSIIQIRPHRFDVGPILNQQLHQVPDNCTADELGAALSTKGAHLLVDTFMTLSEKIAHKREQSQTGATFAPKINTSMGWIVWEEQTCDQIDRLYRAIGSRIHLRTSWMGRTIKLLDFVGKCHISLLDQRRKAAPGSVSFLKETNTLAVCCKDGWVGFKAVVLRKNLTATDFYNGYLHQTLQKERPCETAQGLFVSRKQGSEAHHMRDSML, via the exons ATGTGGATGCCCTGCAGGACAGCAGGAGCTTGTGTGGAAGCTGTGCGCTGCTGTCCACAGGCAGGCTTTAGGCAGCGGTGGCCCCGCAGACTGTCATCATCCGGGTCCCCGTGGAGGCTCCTGTTCTTCGGCTCCGATCACTTCGCTGTTGAATCTCTGAAACTCCTCACATCCAACAG GAGCTCCAGTGGCGGGATAGTGGAGTCTCTTGAAGTTGTTACTTTGTCTGATGACGTCCCAGTGAAGAGGTTTGCTCAACAGAACCACCTTCCAGTCCACCGCTGGCCCCCCAACATTGTGGATGGACAGTTTGATGTTGGGGTGGTGGTGTCCTTTGGACGTTTACTCCATGAGAGGCTGATCAACAGGTTTCCACA TGGGATTCTGAATGTTCACCCCAGCCTGCTGCCCAGGTGGCGAGGCCCAGCACCCATCTTCCACACCATCATGCAGGGTGACACTGTGACAGGAGTCTCCATCATCCAGATCCGCCCTCACAg GTTTGATGTGGGCCCCATTCTCAACCAGCAGCTCCATCAGGTCCCTGACAACTGCACTGCTGATGAGCTTGGAGCTGCCCTCTCCACTAAGGGAGCACACCTG cttGTTGACACGTTCATGACGCTGTCTGAGAAAATAGCACATAAAAGGGAACAAAGCCAGACAGGTGCAACATTTG CCCCAAAAATCAATACATCCATGGGCTGGATAGTGTGGGAGGAGCAGACGTGTGACCAGATTGATCGTCTGTATCGTGCCATTGGATCCCGG ATACATTTGAGGACCTCATGGATGGGCAGGACAATAAAACTTCTGGATTTTGTaggaaaatgtcacatttcattATTAG ATCAAAGGAGGAAAGCAGCGCCTGGTTCAGTGAGCTTTCTGAAGGAGACCAACACTCTGGCTGTCTGctgtaag GATGGCTGGGTGGGATTTAAGGCAGTGGTCCTGAGAAAGAACCTGACGGCAACAGACTTCTATAATGGCTACCTGCATCAGACACTgcagaaggagagaccctgtgAGACAGCCCAAGGACTGTTTGTCAGCAGAAAACAAGGAAGTGAAGCACATCACATGAGAGACTCAATGTTGTGA
- the mtfmt gene encoding methionyl-tRNA formyltransferase, mitochondrial isoform X3, with amino-acid sequence MWMPCRTAGACVEAVRCCPQAGFRQRWPRRLSSSGSPWRLLFFGSDHFAVESLKLLTSNRSSSGGIVESLEVVTLSDDVPVKRFAQQNHLPVHRWPPNIVDGQFDVGVVVSFGRLLHERLINRFPHGILNVHPSLLPRWRGPAPIFHTIMQGDTVTGVSIIQIRPHRFDVGPILNQQLHQVPDNCTADELGAALSTKGAHLLVDTFMTLSEKIAHKREQSQTGATFAPKINTSMGWIVWEEQTCDQIDRLYRAIGSRIHLRTSWMGRTIKLLDFVGKCHISLLDQRRKAAPGSVSFLKETNTLAVC; translated from the exons ATGTGGATGCCCTGCAGGACAGCAGGAGCTTGTGTGGAAGCTGTGCGCTGCTGTCCACAGGCAGGCTTTAGGCAGCGGTGGCCCCGCAGACTGTCATCATCCGGGTCCCCGTGGAGGCTCCTGTTCTTCGGCTCCGATCACTTCGCTGTTGAATCTCTGAAACTCCTCACATCCAACAG GAGCTCCAGTGGCGGGATAGTGGAGTCTCTTGAAGTTGTTACTTTGTCTGATGACGTCCCAGTGAAGAGGTTTGCTCAACAGAACCACCTTCCAGTCCACCGCTGGCCCCCCAACATTGTGGATGGACAGTTTGATGTTGGGGTGGTGGTGTCCTTTGGACGTTTACTCCATGAGAGGCTGATCAACAGGTTTCCACA TGGGATTCTGAATGTTCACCCCAGCCTGCTGCCCAGGTGGCGAGGCCCAGCACCCATCTTCCACACCATCATGCAGGGTGACACTGTGACAGGAGTCTCCATCATCCAGATCCGCCCTCACAg GTTTGATGTGGGCCCCATTCTCAACCAGCAGCTCCATCAGGTCCCTGACAACTGCACTGCTGATGAGCTTGGAGCTGCCCTCTCCACTAAGGGAGCACACCTG cttGTTGACACGTTCATGACGCTGTCTGAGAAAATAGCACATAAAAGGGAACAAAGCCAGACAGGTGCAACATTTG CCCCAAAAATCAATACATCCATGGGCTGGATAGTGTGGGAGGAGCAGACGTGTGACCAGATTGATCGTCTGTATCGTGCCATTGGATCCCGG ATACATTTGAGGACCTCATGGATGGGCAGGACAATAAAACTTCTGGATTTTGTaggaaaatgtcacatttcattATTAG ATCAAAGGAGGAAAGCAGCGCCTGGTTCAGTGAGCTTTCTGAAGGAGACCAACACTCTGGCTGTCTGct GA